In Trichomycterus rosablanca isolate fTriRos1 chromosome 4, fTriRos1.hap1, whole genome shotgun sequence, one DNA window encodes the following:
- the LOC134312298 gene encoding zinc finger MYM-type protein 1-like isoform X1 has protein sequence MKRKGSIHSFFSPKREVTEIENEQLSKVNSKDEVEGEREEKDKVEGERGGQQKRDRDRIGQGNQGQEEVGEHHSGEDMEEGESERQDNTQGSDSERERRVPEPSPTISSRVGPHDVSKSRCEVPVQPMRESFPKTLQGGARRSFRSDWYKSHPWLEYSQSKDAAYCFACRHFSLPDAPRTVFTSFEGYRNWKKATMKDSGFCSHARSEGHVNAMFAWTENKKIMDKNTSMFGLMDEQKKKQVAENQYYIKTLAEILVLTATENIAQRGHRESLDSEKKGVFLSMLDLLGNHNPIIKKRLEQQVKNAKYTSKTIQNEILECLAAMVKEEIIQEVKTSKQFSVIVDETKDVKKKEQISFVLRYFYNGVVHESFLEFEVAEHLDAASLSDKIICFLEKHGLEYKKNLVGQGYDGAAVMRGAHAGVQAKIKEVAKHAFYVHCSAHCLNLVIVDAVKSVADAGNFFSLLERLYVFMSGSYVHNKWLEVQREMFDGAPRELQQLSDTRWACRHIACRNVMDRLPAIVQVLEEIASENHPQRAVEARGILAQIDLNFAGSLVLFKKVLSDSKFLSDMLQSKTVDYAKAVELIEALKETLIQYRSQASFEEMWSETLDLCQRSNIDTTQRKPKRPRQTAKVLQDTVIHSTLGQHVVPDSKHTFCVSVYYPVLDNMIGEIGRRFSNTNCQIMQGVQALNPSSPTFLREEAVLLLAEAYDSNIEDLKHELHQTKRVLDRKKGEKESPTTLMEFTQFLDPYQDVFYELFRLCKIAVVLPVSSASCERSFSSLRLIKTYLRSTMTEKRLSSLAVLSIESKRTKALDLDKFVKRFAEQNGNRRIQLL, from the exons ATGAAGAGGAAGGGTAGCATACATAGTTTTTTCTCACCAAAGAGAGAGGTGACCGAAATAGAAAATGAACAACTGAGCAAGGTAAACAGTAAAGATGAGGTGgaaggagagagagaagagaaggATAAGGTGGAAGGAGAGAGAGGAGGGCAACAGAAACGTGACAGAGATAGAATAGGCCAAGGCAACCAGGGACAGGAGGAGGTAGGAGAACACCATAGCGGTGAAGATATGGAGGAGGGAGAAAGCGAGAGACAAGATAACACACAGGGCTCAGACAGTGAAAGGGAAAGGAGAGTGCCTGAGCCATCACCAACGATCTCCAGTCGAGTTGGTCCACATG ACGTATCCAAGTCCAGGTGTGAGGTGCCAGTGCAGCCAATGCGAGAGAGTTTCCCTAAGACCCTTCAGGGAGGAGCCAGGAGAAGCTTCCGTAGCGACTGGTACAAATCTCATCCCTGGTTAGAATACTCGCAATCCAAAGATGCAGCTTACTGTTTTGCTTGTAGGCATTTTTCCCTCCCCGATGCTCCAAGGACTGTTTTCACCTCATTCGAGGGTTATCGTAACTGGAAAAAGGCTACAATGAAAGACAGTGGTTTCTGTTCTCATGCCAGATCTGAAGGCCATGTAAATGCAATGTTTGCATGGACAGAGAACAAGAAAATTATGGATAAAAATACCTCAATGTTTGGACTAATGGATGAGCAAAAAAAGAAGCAGGTGGCTGAAAATCAAtactacattaaaacattaGCTGAAATTTTAGTTCTAACAGCCACAGAAAACATAGCACAGCGGGGTCACAGGGAGTCTCTCGACTCAGAAAAAAAGGGTGTTTTTCTGTCTATGTTAGACTTGCTGGGTAACCATAACCccatcattaaaaaaagacttGAACAACAagttaaaaatgcaaaatacacCAGTAAAACAATACAGAATGAAATACTTGAGTGCTTGGCTGCAATGGTCAAAGAGGAAATCATCCAGGAAGTTAAAACGAGCAAGCAGTTTTCAGTTATTGTTGATGAAACTAAAGATGTTAAGAAAAAAGAGCAAATATCATTTGTTCTGAGATATTTTTACAACGGTGTGGTTCATGAGAGTTTTCTGGAGTTTGAAGTGGCAGAACACCTGGATGCTGCCAGCTTAAGTGACAAGATTATATGCTTCCTTGAGAAGCATGGGCTGGAGTACAAGAAAAACCTTGTAGGCCAGGGCTATGATGGCGCGGCAGTGATGCGCGGGGCACATGCAGGTGttcaagcaaaaataaaagaagtaGCCAAACATGCCTTCTATGTTCACTGTAGTGCACACTGCTTGAACTTAGTTATAGTAGACGCTGTAAAAAGTGTGGCAGATGCAGGAAACTTCTTCTCATTATTGGAACGACTGTATGTATTCATGTCTGGGTCTTATGTACATAACAAATGGCTGGAAGTGCAGCGGGAGATGTTTGATGGTGCACCAAGGGAACTCCAACAGCTAAGTGATACACGTTGGGCCTGTAGGCACATAGCATGTCGCAATGTTATGGACAGGTTGCCTGCAATAGTACAGGTGCTTGAAGAGATCGCATCTGAGAACCATCCACAAAGAGCTGTTGAAGCAAGAGGGATATTGGCTCAAATTGATCTGAATTTTGCTGGATCTCTTGTTCtgttcaaaaaggtcctgagtgACTCCAAATTTTTATCAGACATGCTCCAGTCTAAAACAGTGGACTATGCCAAGGCTGTTGAACTTATTGAAGCACTTAAAGAGACACTGATCCAGTACCGTAGTCAAGCGTCTTTTGAGGAAATGTGGAGTGAAACACTAGATTTATGTCAGCGAAGTAACATTGATACAACTCAGCGAAAACCAAAGAGGCCAAGACAGACAGCAAAGGTGCTTCAGGATACTGTCATCCACTCCACCTTGGGACAGCATGTAGTTCCAGATAGCAAACACACCTTTTGTGTCTCTGTGTACTATCCAGTTCTGGATAACATGATTGGAGAAataggaagaagattttctaaCACAAATTGTCAAATTATGCAGGGTGTCCAGGCACTAAATCCGTCAAGTCCAACTTTTTTGAGGGAGGAGGCTGTTCTGTTATTGGCTGAAGCTTATGATTCAAATATTGAGGATCTCAAACACGAGTTACATCAGACAAAAAGAGTACTAGAcagaaaaaagggggaaaaggaGAGTCCTACCACTTTAATGGAGTTCACTCAGTTTTTGGACCCATACCAGGATGTTTTTTATGAGTTGTTCAGGTTGTGTAAAATAGCAGTTGTTTTACCTGTGAGCAGTGCATCCTGTGAACGAAGTTTTTCATCTCTCAGGCTCATAAAGACTTATTTGCGGTCTACTATGACAGAAAAGAGACTATCAAGTTTGGCTGTACTCAGCATTGAATCAAAACGCACAAAAGCATTAGACCTAGATAAATTTGTTAAGCGTTTTGCTGAGCAAAATGGAAATCGCCGCATTCAGCTGTTatag
- the LOC134312298 gene encoding zinc finger MYM-type protein 1-like isoform X2 — MRESFPKTLQGGARRSFRSDWYKSHPWLEYSQSKDAAYCFACRHFSLPDAPRTVFTSFEGYRNWKKATMKDSGFCSHARSEGHVNAMFAWTENKKIMDKNTSMFGLMDEQKKKQVAENQYYIKTLAEILVLTATENIAQRGHRESLDSEKKGVFLSMLDLLGNHNPIIKKRLEQQVKNAKYTSKTIQNEILECLAAMVKEEIIQEVKTSKQFSVIVDETKDVKKKEQISFVLRYFYNGVVHESFLEFEVAEHLDAASLSDKIICFLEKHGLEYKKNLVGQGYDGAAVMRGAHAGVQAKIKEVAKHAFYVHCSAHCLNLVIVDAVKSVADAGNFFSLLERLYVFMSGSYVHNKWLEVQREMFDGAPRELQQLSDTRWACRHIACRNVMDRLPAIVQVLEEIASENHPQRAVEARGILAQIDLNFAGSLVLFKKVLSDSKFLSDMLQSKTVDYAKAVELIEALKETLIQYRSQASFEEMWSETLDLCQRSNIDTTQRKPKRPRQTAKVLQDTVIHSTLGQHVVPDSKHTFCVSVYYPVLDNMIGEIGRRFSNTNCQIMQGVQALNPSSPTFLREEAVLLLAEAYDSNIEDLKHELHQTKRVLDRKKGEKESPTTLMEFTQFLDPYQDVFYELFRLCKIAVVLPVSSASCERSFSSLRLIKTYLRSTMTEKRLSSLAVLSIESKRTKALDLDKFVKRFAEQNGNRRIQLL, encoded by the coding sequence ATGCGAGAGAGTTTCCCTAAGACCCTTCAGGGAGGAGCCAGGAGAAGCTTCCGTAGCGACTGGTACAAATCTCATCCCTGGTTAGAATACTCGCAATCCAAAGATGCAGCTTACTGTTTTGCTTGTAGGCATTTTTCCCTCCCCGATGCTCCAAGGACTGTTTTCACCTCATTCGAGGGTTATCGTAACTGGAAAAAGGCTACAATGAAAGACAGTGGTTTCTGTTCTCATGCCAGATCTGAAGGCCATGTAAATGCAATGTTTGCATGGACAGAGAACAAGAAAATTATGGATAAAAATACCTCAATGTTTGGACTAATGGATGAGCAAAAAAAGAAGCAGGTGGCTGAAAATCAAtactacattaaaacattaGCTGAAATTTTAGTTCTAACAGCCACAGAAAACATAGCACAGCGGGGTCACAGGGAGTCTCTCGACTCAGAAAAAAAGGGTGTTTTTCTGTCTATGTTAGACTTGCTGGGTAACCATAACCccatcattaaaaaaagacttGAACAACAagttaaaaatgcaaaatacacCAGTAAAACAATACAGAATGAAATACTTGAGTGCTTGGCTGCAATGGTCAAAGAGGAAATCATCCAGGAAGTTAAAACGAGCAAGCAGTTTTCAGTTATTGTTGATGAAACTAAAGATGTTAAGAAAAAAGAGCAAATATCATTTGTTCTGAGATATTTTTACAACGGTGTGGTTCATGAGAGTTTTCTGGAGTTTGAAGTGGCAGAACACCTGGATGCTGCCAGCTTAAGTGACAAGATTATATGCTTCCTTGAGAAGCATGGGCTGGAGTACAAGAAAAACCTTGTAGGCCAGGGCTATGATGGCGCGGCAGTGATGCGCGGGGCACATGCAGGTGttcaagcaaaaataaaagaagtaGCCAAACATGCCTTCTATGTTCACTGTAGTGCACACTGCTTGAACTTAGTTATAGTAGACGCTGTAAAAAGTGTGGCAGATGCAGGAAACTTCTTCTCATTATTGGAACGACTGTATGTATTCATGTCTGGGTCTTATGTACATAACAAATGGCTGGAAGTGCAGCGGGAGATGTTTGATGGTGCACCAAGGGAACTCCAACAGCTAAGTGATACACGTTGGGCCTGTAGGCACATAGCATGTCGCAATGTTATGGACAGGTTGCCTGCAATAGTACAGGTGCTTGAAGAGATCGCATCTGAGAACCATCCACAAAGAGCTGTTGAAGCAAGAGGGATATTGGCTCAAATTGATCTGAATTTTGCTGGATCTCTTGTTCtgttcaaaaaggtcctgagtgACTCCAAATTTTTATCAGACATGCTCCAGTCTAAAACAGTGGACTATGCCAAGGCTGTTGAACTTATTGAAGCACTTAAAGAGACACTGATCCAGTACCGTAGTCAAGCGTCTTTTGAGGAAATGTGGAGTGAAACACTAGATTTATGTCAGCGAAGTAACATTGATACAACTCAGCGAAAACCAAAGAGGCCAAGACAGACAGCAAAGGTGCTTCAGGATACTGTCATCCACTCCACCTTGGGACAGCATGTAGTTCCAGATAGCAAACACACCTTTTGTGTCTCTGTGTACTATCCAGTTCTGGATAACATGATTGGAGAAataggaagaagattttctaaCACAAATTGTCAAATTATGCAGGGTGTCCAGGCACTAAATCCGTCAAGTCCAACTTTTTTGAGGGAGGAGGCTGTTCTGTTATTGGCTGAAGCTTATGATTCAAATATTGAGGATCTCAAACACGAGTTACATCAGACAAAAAGAGTACTAGAcagaaaaaagggggaaaaggaGAGTCCTACCACTTTAATGGAGTTCACTCAGTTTTTGGACCCATACCAGGATGTTTTTTATGAGTTGTTCAGGTTGTGTAAAATAGCAGTTGTTTTACCTGTGAGCAGTGCATCCTGTGAACGAAGTTTTTCATCTCTCAGGCTCATAAAGACTTATTTGCGGTCTACTATGACAGAAAAGAGACTATCAAGTTTGGCTGTACTCAGCATTGAATCAAAACGCACAAAAGCATTAGACCTAGATAAATTTGTTAAGCGTTTTGCTGAGCAAAATGGAAATCGCCGCATTCAGCTGTTatag
- the ccdc149a gene encoding coiled-coil domain-containing protein 149-A, which yields MDSRRTESDWQGLVNEFLICRRKLDSKKEALLILSEELDTCQQERDQYKLMANQLRERHQGLKKKYRELIDGDPALPPDKRNQVNLAQLLGKSRERNKQLAEEVKELTQRLSEAYGDNKLLRMTITKQRLGDDEVGVRYFPAHEREDLVKQLEEVGLQREELENNLKAISDELEDVKAERNVYKEKADRLNLELNHVLGGRGKRIIDVDALCMENKYLHERLKQIQEEVRLLKTNIMKYKNALDRRKNSKISNSLYSSALIGVLSAKQMQDLLSEDNGCGLPVTPRSLSDLKSLAMALLETVHEKNIAIQHQRQTNRILGNRVSELEMKLKTLEVSGLWSLPGGKDAISLSENQHVNSPTSLGLPLQPVPNERPTDLQTSDDRTGSGRLMSWELDTAGNDSFLNVWPRSRLSPDGGGDEVETPVTSEHREETDSRGADIMRQTDEQQRDEVKAGTISEVEPITEQHPVVEEGEVVEGDSGLTVEEGEDAAIALASPLSDKSDHSPVYASMCMSSSSSDQMFDCSCHDFGLATDPEGTLEEKYLSLSSVSKEPFTTSAPPFIHEWGLDYQAREIDSPHSESVA from the exons ATGGACTCCAGAAGAACTGAAAGCGACTGGCAAGGTTTAGTGAACGAG tTTCTGATTTGCAGGCGTAAGCTGGACAGTAAGAAGGAAGCCCTTTTGATTTTGTCCGAAGAGTTAGACACATGTCAGCAGGAGCGAGACCAGTACAAGCTGATGGCCAATCAGCTTCGCGAGAGACACCAGGGCCTGAAGAAAAAATACAGAGAACTTATT GATGGAGATCCTGCATTACCTCCAGATAAACGCAATCAG GTAAATCTAGCCCAGCTGTTGGGAAAATCCCGGGAAAGAAATAAACAGTTAGCAGAGGAGGTCAAGGAACTGACTCAGAGATTGAGTGAAGCTTATGGTGACAACaag CTTTTAAGAATGACCATAACTAAGCAGAGGCTTGGAGATGATGAAGTTGGCGTCAGGTATTTCCCTGCTCATGAGCGTGAGGATCTAGTCAAGCAGCTGGAGGAGGTTGGGTTGCAG AGAGAAGAGCTGGAGAACAATCTAAAGGCAATAAGTGATGAGTTAGAGGATGTAAAGGCTGAAAGAAATGTGTACAAGGAGAAAGCTGACCGCCTCAATCTTGAACTCAACCATGTACTGGGTGGCAGGGGCAAACGCATTATTGATGTGGACGCTCTTTGCATGGAGAATAA GTATTTGCATGAGAGGTTAAAACAAATACAAGAGGAAGTAAGACTGCTGAAAACTAACATTATGAAATACAAG AATGCTCTGGATCGAAGAAAAAACTCCAAAATAAGTAACAGCCTGTACAGTAGTGCACTTATTGGTGTGCTGTCTGCCAAACAGA TGCAAGATTTACTGTCAGAGGATAATGGATGTGGTCTTCCTGTTACGCCTCGTTCTTTGTCTGACCTCAAGTCTCTGGCCATGGCTCTGCTGGAAACCGTCCATGAGAAAAACATCGCTATTCAACACCAACGCCAGACTAACAG GATTCTAGGAAACAGAGTCTCTGAGCTggaaatgaaattgaagacgcTGGAGGTATCTGGACTTTGGAGTCTGCCAG GAGGTAAAGATGCTATTTCACTGAGCGAGAATCAGCACGTCAATTCTCCCACTTCACTTGGCCTTCCTTTACAGCCTGTGCCCAATGAACGCCCGACTGATTTACAGACTTCAG ATGACAGGACAGGAAGTGGAAGGCTAATGTCTTGGGAACTGGACACAGCTGGCAATGACAGCTTCCTGAACGTGTGGCCCCGCTCCCGCCTCAGTCCAGATGGAGGTGGAGACGAGGTGGAGACACCTGTCACCTCTGAGCACAGGGAGGAGACGGACTCTCGTGGGGCAGATATCATGAGACAGACGGACGAGCAGCAACGTGATGAAGTAAAAGCGGGGACGATCTCGGAGGTAGAACCAATCACGGAGCAGCATCCTGTTGTAGAGGAGGGGGAGGTTGTAGAAGGGGACAGTGGCTTGACCGTGGAAGAAGGTGAAGATGCGGCAATCGCACTGGCTTCTCCACTGTCGGATAAGTCTGATCATTCACCAGTCTACGCATCTATGTGTATGTCTTCCAGTAGCAGTGATCAGATGTTTGACTGTAGCTGTCATGATTTTGGATTAGCTACGGATCCTGAAGGCACGTTAGAAGAAAAGTACTTAAGTCTTTCTTCTGTTTCTAAAGAGCCCTTCACTACAAGTGCTCCACCTTTTATACATGAGTGGGGTCTGGACTATCAAGCAAGAGAGATTGATAGTCCTCACAGTGAAAGTGTGGCCtaa